A window of Felis catus isolate Fca126 chromosome A2 unlocalized genomic scaffold, F.catus_Fca126_mat1.0 chrA2_random_Un_scaffold_43, whole genome shotgun sequence contains these coding sequences:
- the LOC123383567 gene encoding ral guanine nucleotide dissociation stimulator-like isoform X2, translating to MFSCCFPRYRGSGCQKPQCAGLLRCWRGFLNPRWRCLRMFSRRSHKGMNISPMPDNENREEGTIEGGWMLLEQRVEHLVPAFLGRDPSYLFTFLSTYRAFATTEQVLDILFMRYGCFHSEAEEDGGPREQEKLAISSILGTWLDHYPEDFFRPPDFTSLKLLWAFVGVHMPGSELQRRARLLYSWRKHPMAPAPEPRSDVPQERAPAISVVPTAATQPRLPEPTSSLGAQRVRESETLTAASPTGQEVLPALADSQELEEPPAPLVGPEHEQPSAPAGGVTEGLKQPPPAGEQPASAPQRRLMSAAAPKDEFPDPVIAFFVISVVLIEVFTVLIY from the exons ATGTTCTCTTGTTGTTTTCCCAGGTACCGGGGCTCTGGATGCCAGAAACCCCAGTGCGCAGGATTACTCAGATGTTGGAGAGGTTTCCTTAACCCACGCTGGCGATGCCTCAGGATGTTTTCCAGGAGGTCACATAAG GGTATGAACATCTCACCCATGCCTGACAATGAGAACCGTGAGGAAGGGACCATCGAAGGAGGCTGGATGCTACTGGAACAGCGAGTGGAGCACCTGGTACCTGCTTTCCTGGGTAGAGACCCCTCCTACCTCTTCACATTCTTGAGCACGTACAGAGCTTTTGCTACCACCGAGCAGGTCCTAGACATACTGTTTATGAG atACGGATGCTTCCATtcggaggctgaggaggatggCGGACCCCGGGAGCAGGAGAAACT ggccatctcctccatcctgggcacctggctggatcactACCCCGAGGACTTTTTCCGGCCTCCAGATTTCACCAGCTTGAAGCTGCTGTGGGCGTTTGTAGGGGTCCACATGCCGGGGTCCGAGCTGCAGCGCCGCGCCCGCCTTCTCTACTCATGGCGGAAACACC CCATGGCACCAGCTCCAGAGCCACGTTCAGACGTCCCTCAGGAGCGAGCCCCCGCTATCTCTGTGGTGCCCACTGCAGCCACGCAGCCCAGGCTGCCTGAACCCACTAGTTCTCTTGGAGCTCAGCGCGTACGAGAATCGGAGACCCTCACTGCAGCGTCCCCAACAGGGCAGGAGGtactcccagctctggctgacagtcaggagctggaagagccacctgcccctttggttggcccagagcatgagcagcccTCAGCCCCAGCCGGCGGGGTAACGGAAGGGCTGAAACAACCACCTCCTGCCGGTGAGCAACCAGCCTCTGCTCCCCAACGGCGGCTCATGTCCGCTGCAGCCCCAAAGGATGAATTCCCTGACCCTGTCATTGCGTTCTTTGTCATTTCTGTAGTTCTTATAGAGGTATTTACTGTCCTTATATATTAG